A stretch of Clostridia bacterium DNA encodes these proteins:
- a CDS encoding GtrA family protein yields the protein MKKWIHYSSYLVIGGLTTLLNLIVYKALLVLGVDYRIAVSIAVALSILFAFAFNRKYVFASRGNFKKEMFLFFLARAFAFLVNYIGLVLLVEKAQVDEFWGQVLMNVIVIIVNYILSRFLVFEKMVFSDGKDDNHE from the coding sequence ATGAAAAAATGGATTCATTATAGCAGCTATTTGGTTATTGGTGGACTCACCACCTTGTTGAACTTGATTGTTTATAAGGCGCTTTTGGTTTTGGGTGTAGATTACCGAATTGCGGTCAGCATTGCGGTAGCACTGTCTATTTTATTTGCTTTCGCATTCAATCGTAAATATGTATTTGCTAGTAGGGGCAATTTTAAAAAAGAAATGTTCCTATTTTTTTTAGCCAGAGCATTTGCCTTCTTGGTAAATTACATCGGTCTAGTTTTGCTTGTGGAAAAAGCACAGGTCGATGAGTTTTGGGGTCAAGTGTTGATGAATGTAATCGTCATCATAGTGAACTATATACTGAGCCGATTTCTCGTGTTTGAGAAGATGGTTTTTTCGGATGGAAAGGACGACAATCATGAGTGA